A window of the Cynocephalus volans isolate mCynVol1 chromosome 10, mCynVol1.pri, whole genome shotgun sequence genome harbors these coding sequences:
- the CIC gene encoding protein capicua homolog isoform X5, protein MKPMKKACTGLSGPGSGSKSPPATRAKALRRRGVGEDDKPEEEDDEAQKQQQPGPEEADEGEEEEAKQGLGAEGPPPELHSSDLTPAPAEDHKGDGEAGRWEPSLSRKTATFKSRAPKKKYVEEHGAGSIGVAGAPEERVQTPEEASALGVPPRPPTSARSSSTDTASEHSADLEDEPAEACGPGPWPLSGTSGGYDLRQLRSQRVLARRGDGLFLPAVVRQVRRSQDLGVQFPGDRALTFYERVPGSGVDVVLDATPPPGALVVGTAVCTCVEPGVAAYREGVVVEVATKPAAYKVRLSPGPGFQPGPPGTLPQPPQPLPCELEEAVWVARSSLRLLRTPWEPEALLRKPPTGPEEERAEPGATIPPCPAALDPKQPEDAEVSKISFGGNLGAHCEESEEKHLPALGTPALLPLPPPQLLSPPPKSPAFVGPGRPGEQPSPCQEGSQGGSRSSSVASLEKGAAPAARARTPLTAAQQKYKKGDVVCTPNGIRKKFNGKQWRRLCSRDGCMKESQRRGYCSRHLSMRTKEMEGLADSGPGGAGRPAGVVAREGSTEFDWGDETSRDSEASSVAARGDSRPRLVAPADLSRFEFDECEAAVMLVSLGSSRSGTPSFSPVSTQSPFSPAPSPSPSPLFGFRPANFSPINASPVIQRTAVRSRHLSASTPKAGVLTPPELGPHPPPPAPRERHSSGILPTFQTNLTFTVPISPGRRKTELLPHPGALGASGTVGGGAAPDFPKSDSLESGMDSVSHTPTPSTPAGFRAVSPAVPFSRSRQPSPLLLLPPPAGLTSDPGPSVRRVPAVQRDSPVIVRNPDVPLPSKFPGEVGTAGEARAGGPGRGCRETPVPPGVASGKPGLPPPLPAPVPITVPPAAPTAVAQPMPTFGLASSPFQPVAFHPSPAALLPVLVPSSYTSHPAPKKEVIMGRPGTVWTNVEPRSVAVFPWHSLVPFLAPSQPDPSVQPSEAQQPASHPVASNQSKEPAESAAVAHEQPPGGSGSTDPGRPPGATCPDSPGPGPPHTLGVVEPGKGPPPTTEEEAPGPPGEPRLDSETESDHDDAFLSIMSPEIQLPLPPGKRRTQSLSALPKERDSSSEKDGRSPNKREKDHIRRPMNAFMIFSKRHRALVHQRHPNQDNRTVSKILGEWWYALGPKEKQKYHDLAFQVKEAHFKAHPDWKWCNKDRKKSSSEAKPTSLGLAGGHKETRERSMSETGTAAAPGVSSELLSVAAQTLLSSDTKAPGSSSCGAERLHTVGGPGSARPRAFSHSGVHSLDSGEVESQALQELTQMVSGPTSYSGPKPSTQYGAPGPFAAPSEGSAMAANARPPLLPTRASRSQRAASEDMTSDEERMVICEEEGDDDVIADDGFSTTDIDLKCKERVTDSESGDSSGEDTEGNKGFGRKVFSPVIRSSFTHCRPTLDPEPPGPPDPPAAFSKGYGPTPSSSSTSSSPTASSASAATSLSMVSGTFKAQESGQGSIAGTLRPPPPGAGGPATPSKATRFLPTDPATFRRKRPESMGGLEPPGPSVIAAPPSGGGSILQTLVLPPNKEEREGSGTRVPSAPTPSLAYGAPAAPLSRPAATMVTNVVRPVSSTPVPIASKPFPTSVRAEVSPNETAGARTEMGTGSRVPGASPLGVSLVYSDKKSAAATSPAPHLVAGPLLGTVGKAPATVTNLLVGTPGYGAPAPPSVQFIAQGAPGSGATAGSGTGAGSGPNGPVPLGILQPGALGKAGGITQVQYILPTLPQQLQVAPAPAPVSGTKAAAPSGLAPTTSIRFTLPPGTSTNGKVLAATAPTPGIPILQSVPSAPPPKAQSVSPVQAPPPGGSAQLLPGKVLVPLAAPSMSVRGGGAGQPLPLVSPPFSVPVQNGAQPSSKIIQLTPVPVSTPSGLVPPLSPATLPGPTSQPQKVLLPSSTRITYVQSTGGHALPLGTSPASSQAGTVTSYGPTSSVALGFTSLGPSGPAFVQPLLSGQAPLLAPGQVGVSPVPSPQLPPACTAPGGPVITAFYPGSPAPTSSAPLAQPSQAPPSLVYTVATSTTPPAATILPKGPPAPATPIPTSPFPSATGSMTYSLVAPKPQRPNPKAPQKVKAAIASIPVGSFEAGVSGRPGPTPRQPLEPGPVREPSAPESELEGQPTPPAPPPPPETWTPTARNSPPLPPPAEERTSTKGPDTMASKFPSSSSDWRVPGLSLESRGEPPTPPSPAPAPAAAPGSSSGSSEGSSGRAAGDNPERKDVASTGKKVKVRPPPLKKTFDSVDKVLSEVDFEERFAELPEFRPEEVLPSPTLQSLATSPRAILGSYRKKRKNSTDLDSAPEDPTSPKRKMRRRSSCSSEPNTPKSAKCEGDIFTFDRTGTEAEDVLGELEYEKVPYSSLRRTLDQRRALVMQLFQDHGFFPSAQATAAFQARYADIFPSKVCLQLKIREVRQKIMQAATPTEQPPGAEVPLPGPPPIGTTAAPATTPSPAGGPDPTSPGSDSGTAQAAPPLPPPPEPGPGQPGWEGAPQPSPPPPGPSTAATGR, encoded by the exons ATGAAGCCAATGAAGAAGGCATGCACTGGCCTTTCAGGTCCTGGCAGTGGCAGCAAGTCCCCACCAGCCACCAGGGCCAAGGCTCTGAGGCGGCGAGGGGTTGGGGAGGATGACAAGCCAGAGGAGGAGGACGATGAGGCACAGAAGCAACAGCAGCCCGGACCAGAAGAGGCTGAcgagggtgaggaggaggaggccaAGCAGGGCCTTGGGGCTGAGGGACCGCCCCCAGAGCTGCACTCCAGTGACCTGACCCCAGCTCCAGCCGAGGACCACAAGGGAGATGGAGAAGCAGGCCGCTGGGAGCCCTCACTCAGCCGTAAGACAGCCACGTTCAAGTCTCGAGCGCCCAAGAAGAAGTATGTGGAGGAGCATGGGGCAGGCAGCATTGGGGTGGCTGGGGCCCCTGAAGAGCGGGTACAGACCCCTGAGGAAGCCAGCGCCCTGGGTGTGCCTCCACGGCCACCCACCTCCGCCCGTTCCTCCTCCACTGACACAGCCAGTGAGCACTCAGCAGACCTGGAGGATGAGCCGGCTGAGGCTTGTGGTCCAGGCCCCTGGCCCCTCAGTGGCACCAGTGGTGGCTATGACCTGCGGCAGCTGCGGTCCCAGCGGGTGCTGGCTCGGCGTGGTGATGGCCTCTTCCTGCCAGCTGTAGTGCGCCAGGTGCGCCGAAGCCAGGACCTAGGTGTGCAGTTCCCAGGTGACCGGGCCCTGACTTTCTATGAGAGGGTGCCAGGCAGTGGTGTGGATGTAGTTTTGGATGCCACGCCACCCCCAGGTGCCCTGGTGGTGGGCACTGCTGTCTGTACCTGCGTGGAGCCCGGTGTGGCTGCCTATCGTGAGGGTGTAGTGGTGGAGGTGGCCACTAAGCCAGCTGCCTACAAGGTCCGCCTGAGCCCTGGCCCTGGCTTCCAGCCAGGCCCACCAGGCACCTTACCACAGCCCCCACAGCCACTGCCCTGTGAGCTGGAGGAAGCTGTGTGGGTGGCCCGCTCTAGCCTGCGCCTGCTACGGACCCCCTGGGAACCTGAGGCCTTGCTGAGGAAGCCCCCCACAGGCCCTGAGGAAGAGCGTGCTGAGCCTGGGGCCACCATACCCCCTTGCCCTGCTGCCCTGGACCCCAAGCAGCCCGAGGATGCTGAGGTCTCTAAGATCAGCTTTGGTGGCAACTTGGGGGCTCACTGTGAAGAGAGCGAGGAGAAGCACctgccagcccttggcaccccagccctgctcccactGCCCCCACCTCAGCTCCTGTCGCCACCACCCAAGTCCCCAGCTTTTGTGGGCCCAGGCCGCCCTGGTGAGCAGCCCTCACCCTGCCAGGAGGGGAGCCAGGGTGGCAGCCGGAGCAGCAGTGTGGCCTCCCTGGAGAAGGGGGCTGCGCCAGCAGCTCGGGCCCGCACACCACTGACAGCTGCCCAGCAGAAGTACAAGAAGGGTGATGTAGTCTGCACACCCAATGGAATCCGAAAGAAGTTCAATGGCAAGCAGTGGCGACGGCTTTGCTCACGAGATGGCTGCATGAAGGAGTCGCAGCGGCGGGGCTACTGCTCACGCCACCTGTCTATGCGAACCAAGGAGATGGAGGGCTTGGCAGACAGTGGGCCGGGTGGGGCTGGGCGGCCAGCTGGTGTGGTGGCCCGGGAGGGCAGCACCGAGTTTGACTGGGGTGATGAGACATCACGGGACAGTGAGGCCAGCAGCGTGGCAGCCCGTGGAGACTCACGCCCACGCCTAGTGGCTCCTGCTGACTTGTCACGCTTTGAGTTTGATGAGTGTGAGGCGGCTGTGATGCTAGTGTCGTTGGGCAGCTCACGCTCAGGCACTCCCTCCTTCTCACCTGTCTCTACGCAGTCGCCCTTCTCGCCAGCCccgtcaccctcaccctcaccactCTTCGGCTTCCGCCCCGCTAACTTTAGCCCCATCAATGCCTCACCAGTCATCCAGCGAACTGCCGTTCGCAGTCGCCACCTGAGCGCCAGCACCCCTAAGGCAGGAGTGCTGACACCACCAGAGCTGGGCCCCCACCCGCCGCCCCCTGCCCCCCGAGAGCGCCATTCTTCTGGCATCTTACCCACCTTCCAGACCAACCTGACCTTCACCGTGCCCATCAGCCCTGGGCGACGGAAGACAGAGCTGCTGCCCCATCCAGGGGCATTGGGGGCCTCTGGCACAGTGGGTGGAGGAGCTGCCCCGGACTTCCCCAAGAGTGACAGCTTGGAATCTGGCATGGACTCAGTGTCCCACACACCTACACCTTCCACACCGGCTGGCTTCCGGGCTGTGTCACCTGCTGTGCCCTTCTCTCGCTCCCGCCAGCCCTCACCATTGCTGCTGTTGCCCCCACCTGCTGGCCTGACCTCAGATCCGGGGCCCTCCGTGCGCAGGGTGCCTGCCGTACAGCGGGACTCACCTGTCATTGTCCGCAACCCTGATGTGCCACTGCCCTCCAAATTCCCTGGGGAGGTGGGCACTGCCGGTGAGGCGCGGGCTGGGGGACCTGGGCGGGGCTGCCGTGAGACCCCGGTGCCCCCTGGGGTGGCCAGTGGGAAGCCTGGCCTGCCCCCACCTCTGCCGGCCCCTGTGCCCATCACCGTGCCTCCAGCTGCGCCAACTGCCGTGGCCCAGCCAATGCCCACCTTTGGCCTGGCTTCTTCGCCCTTCCAGCCCGTGGCCTTCCACCCCTCACCTGCTGCCCTGTTGCCTGTCCTGGTGCCCAGTAGCTATACCAGCCATCCTGCCCCCAAGAAGGAAGTCATCATGGGCCGGCCTGGAACAG TGTGGACGAATGTGGAACCTCGCTCTGTGGCCGTGTTCCCCTGGCACTCCTTAGTCCCCTTCCTGGCACCCAGCCAGCCTGACCCCTCGGTGCAGCCGAGTGAGGCCCAGCAGCCTGCCAGCCACCCAGTAGCCTCCAACCAGAGCAAAG AACCTGCTGAGTCAGCAGCTGTTGCTCATGAGCAACCACCAGGCGGGTCAGGGAGTACTGACCCTGGGCGGCCACCTGGAGCCACATGCCCTGACAGCCCAGGGCCTGGACCCCCACACACTTTGGGGGTGGTGGAACCTGGTAAGGGTCCCCCTCCTACCACTGAGGaggaggcccctggccctccaggAGAGCCCCGGTTGGACAGCGAGACAGAAAGTGACCATGACGATGC CTTTCTCTCCATCATGTCTCCTGAGATCCAGTTGCCTCTGCCACCTGGAAAACGTCGGACCCAGTCCCTCAGTGCCCTGCCCAAGGAACGGGACTCATCTTCTGAGAAGGATGGACGCAGCCCCAACAAG CGGGAGAAGGACCATATCCGGCGGCCCATGAATGCTTTCATGATCTTCAGCAAGCGGCACCGGGCCCTGGTCCACCAACGTCACCCCAACCAGGACAACCGGACTGTCAGCAAGATCCTGGGCGAGTGGTGGTATGCCCTGGGGCCCAAGGAGAAGCAGAAGTACCATGACTTGGCCTTCCAG GTGAAGGAGGCCCACTTCAAGGCCCACCCAGATTGGAAGTGGTGCAACAAGGACCGAAAGAAATCCAGCTCAGAAGCCAAGCCCACGAGCCTGGGGCTGGCAGGAGGGCACAAGGAGACGCGGGAGCGGAGTATGTCGGAGACAGGCACTGCCGCCGCCCCTGGGG TATCCTCTGAGCTCCTGTCCGTCGCAGCCCAGACACTCTTGAGCTCTGACACCAAGGCTCCGGGGAGCAGCTCCTGTGGGGCAGAACGACTGCACACAGTTGGGGGACCTGGCTCGGCCCGGCCCCGAGCCTTCTCCCACAGTGGGGTACACAGCCTGGACAGTGGGGAAGTAGAGAGCCAGGCATTACAGGAACTGACTCAG ATGGTGTCTGGTCCTACATCGTACTCTGGCCCAAAGCCTTCCACACAGTATGGAGCTCCAGGCCCCTTTGCGGCCCCCAGTGAGGGAAGTGCCATGGCGGCCAATGCACGGCCCCCGCTACTGCCCACCCGAGCCTCTCGTTCCCAGCGTGCAGCCAGTGAGGACATGACCAGTGATGAGGAACGCATGGTCATCTGCGAGGAGGAAGGAGATGATGATGTCATTG CTGACGATGGcttcagcactactgacattgaTCTCAAGTGCAAGGAACGAGTGACCGACAGCGAGAGTGGAGACAGCTCTGGAGAGGACACAGAGGGCAACAAG GGCTTTGGTCGGAAGGTATTCTCACCTGTGATCCGTTCCTCCTTTACACACTGCCGTCCGACACTGGACCCTGAGCCCCCAGGGCCCCCAGATCCACCTGCAGCCTTCAGCAAAGGCTATGGTCCCACCCCATCttcctcctccacttcctcctcgCCCACCGCCTCCTCAGCCTCGGCAGCCACTTCCCTTTCAATGGTCTCAGGAACCTTCAAGGCCCAGGAGTCTGGTCAGGGCAGCATAGCAGGCACACTACGGCCCCCACCTCCTGGGGCTGGGGGCCCAGCGACACCTTCCAAGGCCACCCGGTTTCTCCCAACGGATCCTGCCACCTTCCGGCGCAAGAGACCTGAAAGCATGGGGGGTCTGGAGCCACCAGGCCCCTCAGTCATTGCAGCACCTCCCAGTGGGGGAGGAAGCATCCTGCAGACACTGGTCCTGCCCCCAAACAAGGAAGAGCGAGAGGGCAGTGGAACCCGAGTGCCCTCGGCTCCCACCCCATCACTGGCCTatggagctccagcagcccctcTGTCCCGCCCTGCCGCTACCATGGTCACCAACGTGGTGCGGCCTGTCAGCAGCACTCCTGTGCCCATTGCCTCTAAGCCCTTCCCCACCTCTGTTCGGGCTGAGGTATCTCCAAATGAGACAGCAGGTGCCAGGACTGAAATGGGCACTGGGTCccgggtgcctggggcctccccaCTAGGTGTCAGCTTAGTATATTCAGACAAGAAGTCGGCAGCAGCCACCTCACCAGCCCCACACTTGGTGGCTGGGCCCCTACTGGGCACTGTGGGGAAGGCACCTGCCACTGTTACCAACCTGCTGGTGGGCACCCCAGGCTATGGGGCCCCTGCGCCCCCTTCTGTCCAGTTTATTGCCCAGGGGGCCCCTGGCAGTGGGGCCACTGCAGGCTCAGGGACAGGTGCTGGGAGTGGCCCAAATGGGCCAGTACCTCTGGGCATCCTACAACCAGGTGCCCTGGGCAAGGCTGGGGGTATCACCCAGGTGCAGTACATCCTGCCCACGCTACCCCAGCAGCTTCAAGTGGCACCTGCCCCAGCACCAGTTTCTGGGACCAAGGCAGCGGCTCCCAGTGGCCTTGCACCCACCACCAGCATCCGTTTCACCCTCCCACCGGGCACCTCCACCAACGGCAAGGTCCTGGCTGCAACTGCACCCACTCCTGGCATCCCCATCCTGCAGTCTGTACCCTCCGCCCCACCCCCTAAAG cccAGTCGGTTTCTCCTGtgcaggccccgcccccaggTGGCTCAGCCCAGCTGCTGCCTGGGAAGGTACTAGTGCCTCTGGCTGCCCCTAGCATGTCAGTGCGGGGTGGAGGGGCTGGCCAGCCACTGCCCCTGGTGAGCCCGCCCTTCTCAGTACCTGTGCAGAATGGTGCCCAGCCATCCAGCAAG ATCATCCAGCTAACTCCGGTGCCTGTGAGCACACCCAGCGGCCTGGTGCCGCCCCTGAGCCCGGCCACACTGCCAGGACCCACCTCGCAGCCCCAGAAGGTCCTGCTACCCTCCTCTACAAG AATCACCTATGTGCAGTCAACAGGCGGGCATGCACTGCCCCTGGGCACCAGCCCTGCATCCAGCCAGGCTGGAACAGTCACTTCGTACGGGCCCACAAGCTCTGTAGCTCTAGGCTTCACCTCGCTGGGGCCCAGCGGCCCTGCCTTTGTGCAGCCCCTGCTGTCAG GCCAAGCCCCACTGCTGGCTCCTGGCCAGGTGGGCGTGTCACCTGTGCCCAGCCCCCAGCTGCCTCCTGCCTGCACAGCCCCTGGAGGTCCCGTCATAACAGCATTTTACCCTGGCAGCCCCGCACCCACCTCCTCGGCACCTTTGGCCCAGCCATCCCAGGCCCCCCCAAGCCTGGTCTATACTGTGGCCACTAGCACTACCCCACCTGCTGCCACCATTCTGCCCAAGGGCCCACCGGCCCCTGCCACCCCAATCCCTACTAGCCCTTTTCCTAGTGCCACAG GCTCCATGACCTATAGCCTAGTGGCCCCCAAGCCCCAGCGGCCCAACCCAAAGGCCCCCCAGAAAGTGAAGGCGGCCATTGCCAGCATTCCCGTGGGCTCCTTTGAGGCAGGTGTCTCTGGGCGGCCAGGCCCCACACCCCGGCAGCCTCTGGAGCCTGGCCCAGTCCGTGAGCCAAGTGCCCCAGAGTCTGAGCTGGAGGGGCagcccacaccaccagcccctccaccacCCCCAGAGACCTGGACTCCCACAGCCCGGaacagccccccactgcccccgcCTGCTGAGGAACGGACCAGCACCAAGGGCCCTGATACCATG gccagcaaaTTTCCCAGCTCATCTTCAGACTGGCGCGTTCCTGGGCTGAGCCTGGAGAGTCGTGGGGAGCCTCCCACCCCTCCCAGTCCGGCCCCAGCTCCAGCTGCAGCCCCCggtagcagcagtggcagcagcgaGGGCAGCAGTGGGAGGGCGGCTGGGGACAATCCTGAGCGCAAGGATGTGGCTAGTACCGGCAAGAAGGTGAAGGTGCGGCCGCCGCCCCTGAAGAAGACCTTTGACTCTGTGGACAA GGTCCTGTCGGAGGTGGATTTTGAAGAGCGCTTTGCTGAGCTGCCTGAGTTTCGGCCTGAAGAGGTGCTGCCCTCACCTACCCTGCAGTCTCTGGCCACCTCGCCCCGGGCCATCCTGGGCTCTTACCGCAAGAAGAGGAAGAACTCTACAG ACCTGGACTCCGCTCCTGAGGACCCCACCTCGCCCAAGCGCAAGATGAGGAGACGCTCCAGCTGCAGCTCAGAGCCCAACACCCCCAAGAGTGCCAAGTGCGAGGGGGACATCTTCACCTTTGACCGTACAG GTACAGAAGCTGAGGATGTGCTTGGGGAGCTGGAGTATGAGAAGGTGCCATACTCGTCACTGCGGCGCACACTGGACCAGCGCCGGGCCCTGGTCATGCAGCTCTTCCAGGACCATGGCTTCTTCCCATCAG cccaggccacgGCAGCATTCCAGGCCCGCTATGCAGACATCTTCCCCTCCAAAGTTTGTCTGCAGTTGAAGATCCGTGAGGTGCGCCAGAAGATCATGCAGGCAGCCACTCCCACAGAGCAGCCCCCTGGAGCTGAGGTCCCCCTCCCTGGACCACCCCCCATTGGCACAACTGCTGCCCCTGCCACCACTCCCAGCCCTGCTGGGGGCCCTGACCCCACCTCACCTGGCTCGGACTCTGGCACAGCCCAGGCTGCCCcgccactgcccccacccccagagccaGGGCCTGGACAGCCTGGCTGGGAGGGGgccccccagccctctcccccacccccaggcccctcCACAGCTGCCACAGGCAGGTGA